A window of the Anoplolepis gracilipes chromosome 11, ASM4749672v1, whole genome shotgun sequence genome harbors these coding sequences:
- the LOC140671280 gene encoding GTP-binding protein 10 homolog, translated as MVLLTQILDCVKKLPRKYLRSRFIDTLRLHVRGGTGGAGLPHYGGIGGPGGNVYVIAKDGLSLQNIAKSLKSKRIKADPGSDSKAKGIIGVPGQDKIISVPCGITIYNQNGVLLGELNNENTKLLVAKGGMGGCEQTGYWGLKGESQTIKLDLKLIADVGLVGFPNAGKSTFLEALSKAKPKIASYPFTTIRPKLGVIKYEDHRQITVADLPGLIEGAHMNIGMGHKFLKHIERTKLLLFIVDIQGFQLSPKHVHRSCLETVVLLNKEIELYKPDLLKMPIMILINKMDTDNADNILKEIKSTLHDLSDYVATCPEEMRPEQIIQIDDILPVSLISKNKSQIEEIKKKIRNILDKYEEQQHINQYGDSLDFQLLDRIKQQNKQHTSTVV; from the exons ATGGTACTTTTGACACAGATTTTAGATTGTGTCAAAAAG CTACCCAGAAAATATCTACGTTCGAGATTCATTGACACACTACGTCTTCATGTCAGGGGAGGCACAGGAGGTGCTGGCTTACCTCATTACGGTGGAATCGGAGGGCCAGGAGGTAACGTGTACGTGATTGCGAAAGATGGGCTGAGTCTACAGAACATTGCCAAGAGCTTGAAGAGCAAACGGATCAAAGCAGATCCGGGAAGTGATAGTAAGGCCAAAGGAATTATAGGTGTACCTGGTCAAGACAAGATTATTTCAGTCCCATGTGGCATTACGATATACAATCAGAATGGAGTATTGCTAg GAGAGTTAAACAACGAAAACACAAAATTACTGGTAGCAAAAGGTGGAATGGGTGGTTGTGAGCAGACAGGTTATTGGGGATTAAAAGGAGAATCTCAGACTATAAAACTGGACTTGAAATTAATTGCCGACGTCGGACTAGTCGGTTTTCCCAATGCTGGCAAAAGCACATTCTTGGAAGCACTTTCAAAAGCTAAACCTAAAATTGCTAGTTATCCCT ttACTACTATAAGGCCGAAATTGGGGGTCATAAAGTATGAAGATCATAGGCAAATTACTGTTGCGGACTTACCAGGTCTGATTGAGGGTGCGCATATGAATATTGGAATGGGTCACAAATTCTTGAAGCATATCGAAAGAACAAAACTGCTCTTGTTCATTGTAGACATACAAGGTTTTCAATTGTCGCCCAAACATGTGCACAGATCTTGTTTGGAAACTGTGGTTTTACTAAACAAGGAGATCGAGCTTTATAAACCGGACCTATTAAAAATGCCAATCatgattttaatcaataagaTGGACACTGATAATGCTGATAATATCCTCAAAGAAATTAAGTCGACACTACACGATTTATCTGATTATGTGGCTACATGTCCAGAGGAAATGCGCCCTGAGCAAATTATACAAATCGACGATATATTACCAGTGtctttaatttcgaaaaataaatcacagatagaagaaattaaaaagaaaatacgaaatatcttAGATAAATATGAAGAACAGCAACACATCAATCAATATGGTGATTCCTTGGACTTCCAGCTGTTAGATAGGATAAAGCAGCAAAATAAACAACATACATCGACTgttgtataa
- the Tcs4 gene encoding tRNA N6-adenosine threonylcarbamoyltransferase, mitochondrial, producing MAMRAYFLSCKSLEFCQSRRLKFLRTSNRTLNVLRKFADDRPAVILGIETSCDDTGCGIVDATGKILSEVINSQHLTHLKHGGIIPTIASNMHRQQITTVCEDALRSANLKLRDIDAIATTTKPGLALSLAVGNTFGKYLSRIGNKPYIPIHHMEAHALTVRMVEKIDLPYLVLLVSGGHSLLAIVENVDKFYTLGTTLDNAPGEVFDKVARRLKLANIPEFSHMSGGQAIESAASKATDPTKFVFEPVMMRKRDCQFTFSGMLNRTLKYISKQEKELDVDGSTVIPDVYNLCAALQISAVRHMCHRTQRAMEFINNMNLISQDKRTLVVSGGVACNNFLAKALEIVCLEKGFKFVRTPPRLCNDNGVMIAWNGMERWMANAGVIRDRDEIEMVTVEKKVPLGESWIERVQDAGIKCKLVKLKALLD from the exons ATGGCCATGCGCGCATACTTTTTGTCATGTAAATCATTAGAGTTCTGTCAGTCGAGACGTTTGAAATTTCTACGTACAAGTAACCGGACGTTAAATGTGTTACGAAAGTTTGCGGATGACAGGCCGGCTGTTATTTTAGGAATCGAAACAAGCTGCGATGATACAGGATGCGGAATCGTAGACGCTACAGGAAAAATACTGAGCGAGGTGATAAACTCGCAGCATCTTACTCACTTAAA ACATGGCGGAATAATACCTACAATTGCCAGCAATATGCACAGGCAACAGATTACAACAGTCTGTGAAGACGCGCTGAGATcagcaaatttaaaattaagagataTAGATGCTATCGCAACCACAACTAAACCAGGCCTTGCTTTATCACTTGCCGTTGGAAATACCTTTGGCAAATATCTCTCTAGGATTGGTAACAAGCCATATATACCAATACATCATATGGAAGCTCATGCATTAACTGTACGGATGGTAGAGAAA atagatCTTCCTTATCTCGTTTTGCTTGTATCAGGTGGCCATAGTTTACTAGCGATTGTTGAAAATGTCGACAAATTTTACACGCTAGGTACTACATTGGATAATGCACCTGGTGAAGTTTTTGATAAG GTTGCTCGCAGACTCAAGCTTGCAAATATACCAGAATTTTCGCATATGAGCGGTGGCCAAGCCATAGAGAGTGCAGCGAGCAAAGCGACAGATCCGACTAAATTTGTTTTTGAGCCTGTCatgatgagaaagagagattgcCAATTTACTTTCTCGGGTATGTTAAACAgaactttgaaatatattagcaaACAAGAAAAGGAACTTGATGTTGATGGCAGCACGGTGATCCCTGATGTGTATAATCTCTGTGCTGCGCTGCAAATATCTGCTGTAAGACATATGTGTCACAGAACGCAAAGGGCAatggaatttattaataatatgaatttgaTATCGCAGGACAAACGAACTTTG GTAGTATCTGGTGGAGTGGCGTGCAACAATTTCTTAGCAAAAGCTTTAGAAATTGTTTGCTTGGAAAAAGGTTTTAAATTCGTTAGAACTCCACCCCGATTATGTAACGACAATGGTGTAATGATAGCATGGAATGGCATGGAGAGGTGGATGGCAAATGCAGGCGTTATCCGAGATAGAGATGAAATTGAAATGGTAACTGTCGAGAAAAAGGTACCACTCGGGGAAAGTTGGATCGAAAGAGTGCAAGATGCGggcattaaatgtaaattagtaaaattaaaggCGCTTTTAGATTAA